The following are from one region of the Segatella oris genome:
- a CDS encoding glycoside hydrolase family 125 protein, with protein sequence MSTPPAFSQVAQRYTDTVAENATTFISKRPPIHERLFKSEAIDKEIKRVKKILKDNPRLAWMFGNCFPNTLETTVHYRVKDGEDDTFVYTGDIAAMWQRDSGAQVWPYVRFVNGDLQLKRMIRGVILREFKNTNIDRYANAFNDGPTGGEWQSDGTDMKPEIHERKYEIDSECYPIRLAYQYWKVSGDATVFGNEWLNAIRNTLLTFREQQRKNGLGPYRFLRVTDRAYDTVGWGGYGSPVKPCGLIVSVFRPSDDATIFPFLIPANFMAVTTLRKAAEILTAVNREADLAKQCNDLADEVEQALKKYAVYNHPKYGNIYALEVDGFGNHLLADDANVPSLLGMGYLGDVSLDDPTYQNTLRFVWSEDNPWFFRGKVGEGIGGPHIGLNMAWPMSIMMKLFISKDDKEIAKYMTMLMHTDAGTGFMHESFDVNDSDHYTRPWFAWQNGLFAELVMKLIDEGKAPLLNSLK encoded by the coding sequence ATGTCTACACCGCCTGCTTTCAGTCAGGTGGCACAACGTTACACGGACACCGTGGCTGAAAATGCCACGACATTCATCAGTAAGCGTCCTCCAATCCATGAGCGACTCTTTAAGTCGGAGGCCATAGACAAGGAGATAAAGCGGGTGAAGAAGATTTTGAAAGACAATCCTCGCTTGGCCTGGATGTTTGGGAACTGCTTTCCGAATACCCTTGAGACAACAGTCCACTATCGCGTGAAAGACGGCGAAGACGACACCTTTGTCTACACGGGCGATATTGCTGCAATGTGGCAGCGCGACTCCGGTGCCCAGGTATGGCCGTATGTCCGATTTGTCAATGGCGACCTTCAGCTGAAACGGATGATCAGGGGTGTCATCCTCCGAGAATTTAAGAATACGAATATTGACCGTTATGCCAATGCTTTCAATGATGGCCCAACAGGTGGAGAATGGCAGAGTGACGGGACCGACATGAAGCCCGAGATACATGAACGCAAATACGAAATAGACAGCGAATGCTATCCTATACGCTTGGCTTATCAATATTGGAAGGTGTCAGGTGATGCTACTGTTTTCGGGAATGAGTGGCTGAATGCAATCAGAAACACGCTGCTTACTTTCCGCGAGCAACAGCGTAAGAATGGGCTTGGCCCCTACCGCTTCCTGCGTGTCACTGACCGTGCCTACGACACCGTAGGTTGGGGCGGCTATGGCTCGCCTGTGAAACCATGCGGACTGATTGTTTCTGTGTTTCGTCCGTCGGACGACGCCACAATCTTTCCGTTTCTCATCCCCGCCAACTTCATGGCTGTGACCACTCTGCGCAAGGCGGCAGAGATACTCACTGCTGTCAACCGCGAAGCCGATCTTGCCAAGCAGTGTAACGACTTGGCCGACGAAGTGGAACAGGCTTTAAAGAAGTATGCCGTCTACAATCATCCGAAATATGGAAATATCTATGCGCTTGAAGTGGATGGCTTTGGAAATCATCTCCTTGCTGACGATGCCAATGTTCCTTCGTTGCTTGGTATGGGCTATTTAGGAGATGTGTCGCTTGACGATCCCACATATCAGAACACACTGCGTTTCGTTTGGAGTGAAGACAATCCTTGGTTCTTCCGCGGTAAGGTTGGCGAGGGCATCGGAGGCCCGCATATCGGTTTGAACATGGCTTGGCCAATGAGTATCATGATGAAACTGTTTATCTCTAAGGATGATAAGGAAATAGCCAAGTACATGACGATGCTTATGCATACTGATGCGGGTACCGGATTCATGCACGAGAGCTTCGATGTAAACGACTCTGACCATTACACTCGTCCGTGGTTTGCATGGCAGAATGGACTTTTTGCCGAACTTGTCATGAAGCTTATCGACGAGGGAAAGGCTCCGCTTCTCAACAGCCTGAAGTGA